The DNA segment ttatttaaataaaagtaatgtgtACAAAAATCCCTATTGAATAACTAGATtgttacaattaattttattttggatctataagggacgagaaaagtaggatacgATTGTATAACGTTGTAATATGATATTAGGGGttgatatatcataaaaataggTATTAGAGGGATACATGTTTGATAGATATTAAGGTTTAGGTCCctttattttttggttccattttgacatccaataggtCACTACTTTCCTTCatactaatgaaaaaagggtatgtatttttatatgacttAGTTGTTTGGCTCTCAAGCCCCCAAAATGGCctacatcaacaatgctgatgTCACATGAAAACGTTCTACACATATTTGTTGTCTACACTTATTTGTTGATTACGACAACTTTGTAGATCTGCGCCATCTTGCggatacatatacttttttagtttAATCATGCCTTATTGATAATAGCATTCaaattttgcatattatatatatatatatatatgtatactgttTATACACTCGcaaggatttcgacaattttcaaatGTCTAAATATGACTAAGTGTGAATTATGAAGTAGGAATGATGAGGTTGGTTGTCAAAAACACTGTTGTAATGTTGTCTTATTATAGATCATACACCATAGGctttattcatatatagaaatttaatttttttaaagtttttccaaaaaaattaaatatttgaaaaaaaattcgaaaaaccaagtaccctccaaaaaaaatatatataatcctgtggacgtccCTGTTATCAAAATGGTAacgggaatttttactagaatcgcatcggaCTCGGCATTGAGactttttttaatcgtcccatcccTAATGGTTATAGTAACTaacaagattaatagaaatacaaggttataccttAACACCattccgactgatgtttgacttccactacgctttttaatagtgacgatatggagtataactgttaccaagagtagctatacATCGCtttccttgactgttactgcCAGAGTACTGCTGTTATACTATATCACGTGAAAATATGTCCGTCTTGTCTAGCCGtgggtacggtacatcaaattgaaatttctagtaagcccgattacatgatgatctaaccttgtatttctctTAACCTTGGTAACTACcacatttcagctgttgtagttaccataaaataaCGATAAGCACAGGTGCTAGGACTAACACATTTTATTAGTATCGGACGTACTGATAGgacaaatatgataaattaagtcTTAAAAACTCTTAAGGGCCCTGTTCTGGCTATATAAAAAACATGCTTGATGTGaagtgtatttatataaaataaattataacaaaaaaatgatatatattttgaggaaaattgcAGTACTTGAgcgttacaatatctcaaatttcttatcactgagtgagttttgaattttgataaaattatatcaactgataacaaaacaatcaataaatacaATGATATCAGTTACAGCAAAAGCAATGCCAACCGGACAACACTATTACAAAAGTAacgatccttaaaaaaattagctttacATCTCCAAATCCGTTTTTATCCAtcaatatcttgaaaaaaaagttgacaatgTAATgagtaattatacatatatgattaaaaaaaaaaacaatgccaGGAAAATTACAAGACTTGTTGCAATTATCTCCTTTGTACTAAACGTAAATATATTATCTCAAATTTCTCTTTATTGGGACATTCTGGACAATattgacagaatattttttgccttttataaataccaaatttgacaaataaatttttttaagaagggacaaaaactattatttttatagttaaaattttttgggagagTCTAAATTTTGTGcaaataactttacaaaaaaaacaattaaatattttatttatggtttcGGCCCTATTGTTGAcgcttaatattatataaatctccCAACAACAGTTTACTTGAAGTTTAATGATAAAAACCTCTTCAAAAAACACTTCTTCGCTCTATAATATTGTTACAAGTTGTAACTGTTCCGGTCTCCCCTACGTGTACGTGGTGAATATtctattttgttttgttctcttatttttatgtgacgtcatagTGTTATGAACAACGATATTGATAGAGATTATGCTACAGCTGCTTATTAATGGTCGTATAATAATCCAATGTGATATTGACAGTGACtgattttgactaaaaataatactaattattatgTATCATGGCTATTATGACGAATCGAATTGGAgcgaaataaaatattgatcagtattaattataacttatatcaATACTTTacttaaaaagtaataactacTATAATATTCCTTCTGTTCATCTTATAATATCAATTGACAATTGTGAATTAAAATTGAGTATTGAATTGCCATTGACATCGCATCTGGTCTCTCTCACAAAGGATGGCTTTGCGATGTGCCGTTCCTAATTGTGGTTCCCGATACAAGAAGGATCAAGGGATCCTGATTTATCCCTTCCCGGAGAATGAAATCATCAAGTTCAAATGGATCCTGAAGATCCCCCGCCAAAGACGTGACATTGGGCCTGAAACGGGCGTCTGCTCCCTTCATTTCCTCCAGAGAGACATCAACTCTGACAATGAGCTCCTTGCTCACGCCATTCCCTCCGTCTTTGAGAATCTGTCCCCCAAAAAACATCTCCTTAATAGTCTATTCGATTTGGTAGAGCAAATCAACACGGACTCCAGCTTCATCCCTCCCAACGTACTCAAACTCAGCAAACCCCAATACATTGTTTTCTATAAAGTTCATTTTGATCCCAAGTCTATTGCAGAAATGGAGTTTACCCTCTATATTCACAATGATCTTACTTTCAATGTATATCACAAATTCAGTGACCTCAAAAACATTCCACTCCCCAATTACAAGTTCTTCAATCTAACAGAGATCCGGGATCTTCTTTTTGCACTTAACTCCATTCAATACTCTCCCTCCTCGGAGGAGCTCAGTTTGAAAAAGCCCATTGAGCTTATTAGAGGTGTGGATTGTGAGTCCATGGAAGAACGTCTCAAAGTTGATTTCCTTTTAGAGCAGTTGGAAATGTTGAGTTGTGCACCACATGAGAGACAATTTAGTTTGAATACCTTAACATCTGCAAATATTTGGAAGAATCGATGTTCCACCGTCTACGAAATGCTTTGCAACTATCTCACACTTCCTGACATTTggtaaaatattcaatgactTTTAAATAGTTATACTCAATATCTTATCtacatttattttcagtttgGACGATATTCAAGATGAAGTCAGAGATTTCAGTCGCTCTTATTTGAAAGGTGCTAGATTTTCCGACAATGTAATGAAcagaatgatatttattttttcatgtactccctacaattaattataaataattttatttttattttttacaggaTAAGTTCAAAGAGGAAATGGCAAATAAGATATCCCGTGATTCCTTTCCTTATGGAGACTTGATAGGGGAAACGTTCCAGAAGTTGTGGGTTGGGGACATTGAGGAATATGAAACAGAGCTGTGTTTAATCGCATTTGTCCTATTGAATGAATTATGCGCCTTTCATGTGGGATCATCCTctgaaaattatgaaatggaAGTTATTCCTTCTCCAGAGGATTGCGAGGAGAAGGAAGTTAAAGAGGAGAAGGGCAATTGTGTAGATAGTCTGATAAGTGAGGGAGATTATAATAATGATTGCAAGGAACCTATTGTTCTGGATGATGATGAAGACTACATTCCTCCgaacaaaaaagaatcaaaCAACCATCTTCCTCCTGATATAAGTTTTGAATGTTGCTTCTGCCAAACCGTCATTTATACCCAGGATGATGTATTTATACATTGTAAGTCAATGCACGTGGGCCGAGCTGTGGTTATAAAAGTTAAGGACGGACCTGCCATCAAGTACATGGGATCCCTTACAGAGTTCACTTGTGGAGAATGTAGAAAGGAGATTCATTCGGTGAATGACCTGAATAATCATATTGCCGGACATATTATAGACTATAAGCATAGGAAAACAAAGCCCAAAGAATCTCGGTTGAAAAATCAATATAGGAGTTGTTTAATGTGTTCCTGCGTCTTTGAAACGTTTTTTGCTTTGAAGAAGCATAACGAGATTGAGCATCCAAGTGAGGGAAGTTTGTATGAATGTCAAAAGTGTGGTGAAGTCTTTAATCAATGTTCCACATATCTTCGACATAAAATGTATTCGCAtacaaaaaagagagaaaagagTATCAAGGTTCATAAATGCGTGACATGTCATAAAGTATTTCGATTTAAAAGCTCTCTCGACAAACACAA comes from the Lepeophtheirus salmonis chromosome 4, UVic_Lsal_1.4, whole genome shotgun sequence genome and includes:
- the LOC121115816 gene encoding uncharacterized protein — translated: MALRCAVPNCGSRYKKDQGILIYPFPENEIIKFKWILKIPRQRRDIGPETGVCSLHFLQRDINSDNELLAHAIPSVFENLSPKKHLLNSLFDLVEQINTDSSFIPPNVLKLSKPQYIVFYKVHFDPKSIAEMEFTLYIHNDLTFNVYHKFSDLKNIPLPNYKFFNLTEIRDLLFALNSIQYSPSSEELSLKKPIELIRGVDCESMEERLKVDFLLEQLEMLSCAPHERQFSLNTLTSANIWKNRCSTVYEMLCNYLTLPDICLDDIQDEVRDFSRSYLKGARFSDNDKFKEEMANKISRDSFPYGDLIGETFQKLWVGDIEEYETELCLIAFVLLNELCAFHVGSSSENYEMEVIPSPEDCEEKEVKEEKGNCVDSLISEGDYNNDCKEPIVLDDDEDYIPPNKKESNNHLPPDISFECCFCQTVIYTQDDVFIHCKSMHVGRAVVIKVKDGPAIKYMGSLTEFTCGECRKEIHSVNDLNNHIAGHIIDYKHRKTKPKESRLKNQYRSCLMCSCVFETFFALKKHNEIEHPSEGSLYECQKCGEVFNQCSTYLRHKMYSHTKKREKSIKVHKCVTCHKVFRFKSSLDKHNINVHKSQPYVCTLCGKQFGKDRYLVKHKARVHPQSLDFVCNICGKKCATNEYLRYHIKVRHSESLPYSKHSNNPEKYQCHLCDKSYMNKTFLTNHIDVIHNGLKLFCCQICGKTCSSAHNLKLHENLHEESKEKCICEFCGNEFSSKLTLRHHTALIHKDQEELKLLECEECGKTFRISKDLRAHIKVVHKQIKDFKCDICDKAFSFRTHLKRHKQTIHDESCEYKCHVCSVLFFQKPSLRKHLEKVHNINSTTSSNSL